TGGAAACTTCCTTACAACTCTGAGCCCCTCAATATTACAGTTATAAAAGGTGAGTTggtaaaggaaagaggaaaagtcCATAtgaggggaaggaaaaagaggacATCTCACCCTTAAGTGGCTACACCTCGTAGAATAGGAACATGTGATACACTGGAAAGGCTACTAGATTTGCCAGAGAAAAGACTTGGGTTATAGTacctatctctgtctctgtcttagggtccttatttatttatttgatggtGACAGTAATACCTGCTCAtgctataaaatttttatgaagattaatgTGGCAATATTTGTGAAATGGCTTTGTGAACTGTTAAGCACTACTCGAGCATAACAGATTACGATTACTATTTTGATCCCAAAGTCTTCCGTTGCTTCTGGGGAGAATGCTTACATTTGtcaaattaaaagaaagtttCAGAGTTGAAAGAACCAAGTGTGTGAACAACTTAAATAGTCTACTCCAGCTTAGGAGGGCTTGAAAGGAAACCAAGTCAGTAAGCTGAGGGCCAGTGTATTGTGGGATGAGGAAATGGGCTTGGTCAGGAGAGGGCAGCCCTCTATGGCCTACTAAAAAACCTGTTCTTTCCAAACTCCATGTGAGACAGGGAGACTTTGTAATATTTGCTCTGCAAGGAGAAAATCAGACCTTTTTTATTGGCTTACTTTGTTCATACTAATGTTTAAAAGAGCATAAGGCCAAAATTTAGAATTAAGCCCTAAATGGCAGTTTTCTGTTAATTAATTTGAGACCAAAATGctacttaattttctttagaGTTCTagtatcttcatctgtaaaacagagagtTTGGTCTAGACTCCCTTAGAATCACTTCAGGAACTTAACAAACTATTGATGTCCATGTCTCATCTCTTGAGATTCTGATATAATTGGTTTGGAGCATGGCCTGGtcatcagtgttttttaaaagctatttcaGGTAATGGTAATGTATAGCCAGTGTGAGAACCACTTGTCTTGGTGATCCTAAGTGATTTCGAGTTTTAATATTCTTCTGGTGCTTTATAATTCTAGAATACTCACAAAAAACCAGTACAGTATAAACAGAATAACACAATCACAAAATAATAGAACTGAAAGGCAACTTAGCTGGTCTAATATCTTCATATCACCTAATAGGCATGCAAGAGATGATGATTGATTGAGAAAGAAGGCACTGGTAATCCCCgggcctcactctgtctcctTTCCACACCCAAATCATATGTAGTGCTGGTTTTGTAAGCTTCAAGAAGGGGGCCATCTTCCCTATGACCTTACCCCTTGGGCACACTGGCTAGAGAAACTGCTAGACAGAGATTTTGGGGGAATGCTCAGGACTTCCCAGGGCTCCAGGTAGTGCCAACTGAGGAACTCAATCTGCATGCTCCTGGTTGCCTAACCATGCTACAAATGGAGGACACTTGGTCCTTCCCTTAGGGAGGATGAAGCTCTGAAACTCATTCTTCAAATACTAATATGAATTATGTTTCTTGCTGTATTTGTGTTTCACTGTAGCTCCCCAAAGCCAGTATTACCATCTACAATATTTTATCCCATCGTTGGTGGTGATTCTGTTTGCCTTGGACACATGCTTATTTATCTCCACCCAGCGGCAGTTCACATTTCTCTTGAAgattaagaagattaaaaaagaaaaggcaaaaaatttCTGAACCCACATCCTAAGCCCAGACCCCAAAAAGGACCGATGTCATTACTCAAGAAACATTTGCAGCatcaatttttttccagcatCAGCAATTACTTCTCAATTGTCAAACACAACTTACAACGTACGTAGAAAATCCTGTGCTCAAGGATTTGTAGAACTGCTTCATTAAACCAACTGAAACTGGTTAAGTGGCATGtaatagtaagtgctcaataaacattggTTGAATAAGTGAAAGATTGAATAGATTCATTTAGTAGCTTTTGTAAAAGAGAAGttcaatttgaataaaataagtaTGAAACCATATAACAGGACATGTCTGCAAATTCAAGGCtagtttgttttcttctagaggcATGAACATGAAGTTCTAGATTAGAAATGTCTTCTCTTGAATATTGTAAGTATTGTAGGAATGAGAAGACATGGCATGGTGGCAGTGAGGTTGATAATTTTTATGCTCTCTCTTCACCTTACTATGAGCTTTTGGTTCTTAGCAGAATCAGAGGCAGTCTTGAACCATAGGTCTCTAAAAATGAAGTCTATTCTAGAATTCccctatgatttttttcttccctctaaCATCTCCCAAACTTACATCTCAAacttatatcttgtatctctatATAGCATTGAACTAAGCATTTTAGAGAAATtccaaaaaattataataatcagaTCCATCATTTTTGAAAAGGGTTAATTTTGGTTTGTgtattttcccctttcattttatgttttcatgacATTCAGGCTTCTATCATGGAGTAAATGGGGTTAAGTTTCTCCTATTATAAAGCCATACATTAGAAAGAGACTCAACCATGCAGAAGAATACATAGGTTCAAATCCCGACTCTCCCACTTTCAAAGTTTGTTGTTTGGAAGAATCTTCCTAAATATCCATTGGCTTTagtatttcatttgtaaaataagaatgatagTACTCATCCTTTCTACCTCCTAAGGTTCTTCTAAGAACGGTAAAAAGCTATATCTAAAAGTTCTtcataaattgcaaatatttataaacttttagcACCAATATGAGGCCCAGTCTTTGCTACTACTGCCCCCCATGCCCCTGCCAATGGAGGTAGTTATCCTGGGGGCTTAGCTAAAGCACTAGGGAAGAGAGGGAACATATTACCAGTGCTGACCATGAGTTCATGGCAGCCAATGAGAAATCAGAGTGCTCGTGCTTTAGAAGAGTTAATAACCCAAGGAAGTATACCTAGGGAAGAAATTTGTAGATATCCATGAGTTCTATTTTTTCCAAGGAATTTTTCTGGGCcacaaagcagaaagaaattactgaaaattttctttttattatattgttttcttttctttttgatttttaaaaattgaaacaggTATGACCCTTCTTCGTACTCTcctaaatcttaaaaaaaattatttcaaggagATGAGAAATGGCCTGATTCCGAGCAAAGAGCCTTGTCACTTACCTTCATGTAGTAAATAAGTCTGATGAATGAAGAGCTTTCTTCAGCAACAGCAGTCCAGGAAAAGTTCCCATAGGATACTCCCTGGTATTGTTCCAGGACACCTCCTCTCCTATCTCCCCGCCGCCTATTTTGGGTTATAGCCTTGGGACCGGTGTTGCCATCACGTTCATTAATCACACCTGACTCCACAGTGTTCTATACGGTGCATCAGCATCACAGGCATCGGGCTAGGGAGCAAATTTCTCTCTTATTTCAGACAAAGGTCTGAGGCCAAATGACTCAGAATGAAGAATGGGTACTTGGCATGGGTAGAAAGTCCAGGCTTTGTCAGCTTGAGATGCATTTTCTGAgagattttctagtttcttgagtaACACAATTCACTTTTACCTCCCCATTTATCCTCACTCCAAGCTTGAGGAAGCTACGGATAGAGCACAGATCTGGGAGTTCCAGCTGCTAACTGGCTGTGTGATTGAGCCAAGTTACTTGCCAGTCTCTGAGATTCTATTTCGCAGGTCCCGTGGAGCCCAGGCATTTTGTCATTTATTGCCTTGTCATTCTGTTCCTATGTGGTGATTACCCAGGCACAAAGGCTCAGAATGCTTTCCCCAAGAAGCTCCAGTGTGATGTTTCCTTCATCCTCCATGCATTGTTCTCTCCCTTCACAGTGCTCTTCCATCTTCCATGCATCTAAATTCcatattttttagacagagtctcactctgtcaccctggctagagtgcagtggcatcagcacagctcactgcaatgtcaaactcctgggctcaagtgatcctcctgcctcagcctcctgaatagctgggactacaggcgtgtgccaccatgcccagctaattttttctatatattttcagttgtccagctaatttctttctatttttagtggagacagggtctcactcttgctcaggctggtctcaaactcctagcctcaaacaatcctcccgcctccacctcccagagtgctagaattacaggtgcaagccaccacacccagtccatAATTTCTTTTTGATAGTCATACATCTCCTGCTCCCAAAGGAATGGGGAACATGAAGTTAGAGCCTGGGTATTTTGTAAATTCCAAAAATATGGCATTTATAAAGATGTCTTTATCTATTAATGtataggaaatattttctactatGTCAGAGGGGGAGTACATATAAAGATGATTGGAATAGAAATAATTCACCCTAGATTCACCCATGAGGATGCCTCCATCGCCTCTGATCTCTTACCAAATTGGTCTAGGCCAGCCCATAGAGCAGATTTTGCTCTAGACATACAAAAATCATCATGAATTTGCAATAGTCAGGGGTCGGTTTTCTGAAAGTCAAGTTAGTAGCTCCATATGGACTTGACAAAGTCCCATGGCCACCTCTAAAGTGAAGGCTCAGATAAATGATCCACCTTTTCAGTATGCTAGGGAGTTGAGAACTTGAAGAAAggctctcctctttccctcttctcattAAATGGGAAATGTGACAATAGGAGTGGTTCCTTGAACATAGAGATGGAAGCTTTATGTTGAGGATGTCAGAGGCACCTGCCAGCCTCGGTCCCTAGACAACCTCTGACAGGGGAGCTGTCTTCCTGCCATAGATCATCTGACTAGCTCTAGACAGTTACTCACCAAGCCCAGGTCCCCATCTGGTGCTTCAGCTTTCCCACCACGAACATTTAACTCTATAAATGGGCCCAGGATCACAATCAAATTCActtgaatatttcatttatgGCACCGATTCTCTTTCCCTTCATGAAAATCGGAATGACATAGTCCCCCTTTCAGTCTTTCctgttattttcaatttttcaaatacCACTGACAGTGATCAGCAATCTCACTGCAAGGTAGTGGCATCAGGCTGCAGTGAAACTGAAGTTGTTCACAGAGAaatttttgaagagaaaaaagtgaTGTCCTGTGGATTCTGAgagaaattcagattttaattttttaaccagTTTCCAAGAAGGTAATACTACACGTCTGCTAAGTAAATTGAGTCACATTAAATACAGCTCAATAAATAGgatgaaactaatttttaaattaaaatataggcCACTGATCTGCCTTTATTAGAATATATCAAGGGTGGAAATTTGGGTTCTCTGCTATGTGAATTGCAGTTCTAGAAATGGGACCTTAAAATGTGGCAGGTTAGAATCCCCAGAAAACAGACTCTGAGACAGAGATTTGAACATGGTAAGTTTATTAAGGAGTGATCTCCCCCCTCCAGCATCTACACCTGTGAGGGAATGAAGGAAGTAGGATTAGGCAGAGAGAGAAGTGGAAATGTGATGCAGTCACAGCAAAAACTGTGACCATCTCACAAATGAGAGCTAGGAAGCTGGGAGAGTCCTTCATAATTATCTTAAAGTGATGCAATAACCTGAAACAGACATATCACTGGAGGCTGTGTATCCCGAGAAAGGGAATGTGACCTTTCCTTTGGAAGAAGCAGCTCTTTATAAGGACAATTCCTGAAGAGGGACTCAACTGAGAGCTGTCAGCCCAAGGCACTCCCAGAAGCTGGGGGAATGGGTGTGGGGGTCCGGAAGGGGTACCATCCAGTGATGTGCCACAGCACCCATGAAGTACAACTTCAGATAAAAGACAGAGTGGCACTGGCTGTCAGACATTTACACAACGGCTTCTACCTAGAACTGCTAAGTACatcttataaaattgtttttttttttctttccagcttCACGGAAATGCACTGTCACTATCATTTCTAGAAATCTGGACACTAAATCAAAGATATCTTTTATCCCCAGACTTCACATGACAGTGTTTTTTTTGCAAAGCAAGACATGTTAACTTGACCTAAAGGATGTGTTCATTTCCACCGACTTGCCCCACCCTTCAGGCCCCAGCAGACTTCATGACACTCTCACAGAGGTGATATCTTGCCTCTGAAGGATCACTCCATTGGATCGGATGGATTCTGGATACTGCAGGAGCTAGGTTTCAGACTCAGGGCCTGCTTGTTCCTCACTATTGAAGGCCAGAGTGGAGTGAAAAGATGAGAGGGTATCCTTCCTTGCACCAGAACATACACTTTTACCTTTGGTGAGGCTCAGTCATGAAGTGCTGTTTTAAAGCCAAGTGTAGAGTTGGGAGTACACaagaagaaatttctaaaaatttagtcCAACAGCCTTAGGAACTCACTGGAAAATGTTTAAGTCACTCTTCAGACTTCtgttgattaaaatttttttccagaagttGTAGTCAAAGTGCTTATGTTTATAACACTATTTCAGAGAGTATTATGTCTACCCTGCAAAAGGAACTGTACTTTTACTTGGCCCCTTCCAACATCCATCCTCTTCACATTTGTGTTGAATATCTGAGATGTTTTGAGCTTTTCATCATGATCTCTTTTCCAAtctgagttttctcatctgggCATCTCAGAACTGTGGACAACCCACCTCTGTGTTCTCTGTAGCTGATGCTTTTTTGCTCTCCCACTTTTGCATTTCTTATTCCCAACTCAGGTGGGGCAGTTCCATCTATCTGGAAGATGTTCCTCCAGCATTTTAAAGCTCCTCCAAGCTGTGATGGGTCTATTAACAAGCAGCATAGACAGATTACAAGAAAGAGCATCAGTGTCCACaaaaatgtatatgcatgtgtgtgtctccTCACTAACTTgtaaaaagttgaacaaattactccaaaacccTTAACAACAACAGAAACGTTTTTCTGAGGTGGTTTTCAAACCCTTTGTTCATTAGCCTTTTAGAACCCTGCTGGACTTTGTGTCTTAATGGACTTGTATGACTCAAAGTATTCTAAgagtgtgtgtacctgtgtgcatCTGAGTATGAATGCACCAGGAACACATAACCCAaacatgcatatttttttctacattcttaAGTATATGCCAAGTCATTTTCCAACTGCTCTAGAGGAAGGCACAGAGAAGCATGACTACCTCAAAAGGAAACCTCCAGTTTTGTCACCCAATTTAATTTAGTCTAGTATTCTATCCTGCATTTAAAAGCATCATTGAAACGGcattaaaaagtaatacatatttataaactcAAGGAAAAAGCCTTCACAACCTCTCTTCATTAAGGGGAGAGGGGCTTTTGCCCCATGGCTCTGCGCAGAGCATCCTTGACCTCCTTGTTCCTCAGGCTGTACACGACAGGGTTCAGCAGGGGAGTGATGATGGTGTAGGTTACTGAGATGAGTCTGTCCTGCTCCAGGGAAGCCTGGGACTTAGGCTTAAGGTAGATGATGGAGGCGCAGCCATAGTGGATGATGACCACTGTGaggtgggaggcacaggtggcAAAGGCCTTCTTCCGACCTTCAGCTGAAGCAATCTTAAGGATGGTGGAGATGATGAGGACATAGGAGATGAAGACCAGACCCATGGGTAAGACGAGGACACAGACACTGACAACGAAGTTGATGATCTCATTGGCAGTGGTGTCTGTGCAGGCCAGCTTCAGCAGGGGTCTCACATCGCAGAAGAAGTGGGAGATGACAAAGGCGTCACAGAATGGAAGGCCAAACACGGATGTTACTTGCACAATGGCCATGCCCAGGCCAATTCCCAGTGACCCAGATGCCAACTGGACACAGGTCTTCTTACCCATGATGACTGAATACCGTAGGgggttgcagatggccacatagcgatcGTACCCCATGGCCGTGAGCAGGAAGCAGTTGTTGATGCCAAAAGTGAGATAGAAGAAGAGCTGAGTGGCACAGCTTTGGGTGGCAATGGGCTGCTGAGGATTCAGGAGGCCAGAAAGCATACGGGGAATGATGGCCACCGTGTAGCAGGTCTCAGAGATGGATAACATGctcaggaagaagtacatgggggtgtggaggTGACGGTCCAGGTGAATGATGGTCACAATAATCACATTTCCAGAGAAAGTCAGTAGGTACAAAGTTAGAAAGACAACAAAGAAGACAAGTCTTTGGTGCCACTCAAAGCCAGAGAAACCTTCAAAGAGGAACTCAGCCACAAAAGTGGAATTTGGCTTTGGCATCGAGGGAAGTCTAGGTTTGAAAGAACtggacaaaggaaagaaagatatgaTGAGTCAACCAAGAAACAAAGTAGGCTGGACCAAGGCTTTCAGTA
This region of Microcebus murinus isolate Inina chromosome 2, M.murinus_Inina_mat1.0, whole genome shotgun sequence genomic DNA includes:
- the LOC105864469 gene encoding olfactory receptor 10J3-like, with protein sequence MPKPNSTFVAEFLFEGFSGFEWHQRLVFFVVFLTLYLLTFSGNVIIVTIIHLDRHLHTPMYFFLSMLSISETCYTVAIIPRMLSGLLNPQQPIATQSCATQLFFYLTFGINNCFLLTAMGYDRYVAICNPLRYSVIMGKKTCVQLASGSLGIGLGMAIVQVTSVFGLPFCDAFVISHFFCDVRPLLKLACTDTTANEIINFVVSVCVLVLPMGLVFISYVLIISTILKIASAEGRKKAFATCASHLTVVIIHYGCASIIYLKPKSQASLEQDRLISVTYTIITPLLNPVVYSLRNKEVKDALRRAMGQKPLSP